In Anopheles gambiae chromosome 2, idAnoGambNW_F1_1, whole genome shotgun sequence, a single window of DNA contains:
- the LOC1276545 gene encoding radial spoke head protein 3 homolog isoform X2, which yields MPTLSARHQPPEQQELVELESPAFAIVSSDHHSYRASSLGKPNAIVRPLRHGRDQREVIEGQHIVHNLHPDYKLLHEIETQLSRQNGRNRENNAQNNSNGKGDRGGDPAKQEQVVRGNGHYVPGGAIEIEKTTHQQPHVHHRGQQHEFSRELDAKLRKLQNDSSKRSSKNGSTQEVNTRKRPLFITTVPKGVFLQPTKELPALLPGSSQRRLYAFESRPRILTAPSLSSNHHPHHQHSNNNNNNDINHPNHNHPGEYVCKHGSHHYGKPIAPRISHLPPGEAETVRKVTVADLQSIVANSGHQQQQQRPHQRAARDQQQQQQQQQQQQNGAYQNVMHDRRVVRGSNYTSTSNLQVGDGDGTQKEAEARRRQLLRKKYVSRNQRGIIGTPPPVRGRRHETVQTEKYLEELFLHPPELDAGCQTDLFLHRAPSPPYVPAKTGCDAATEILDGELFDFDTEVQPIIEVLVSRTLEQALVEVLHEEEIAEMKQQQQKILALREAELAELRRLEQEEQKRQTERDRRFLQDKIAADLDREMQERITAAKLLQGRLDEIVPEVLAAVDRIETEKDRAEFERQITPWLAKEVAHEIGQWIDANALLEDIIREILLHKKKLLQGDTAGDTAEQPQYDEVDPDEEVEAEPEAAGAVDEEADEDPEQVEAVPEEEAAPAEQEAQNGDSEKAM from the exons ATGCCTACACTGTCGGCCCGCCACCAGCCGCCGGAACAGCAGGAACTAGTCGAGCTGGAGAGTCCCGCGTTTGCGATCGTCTCGAGCGACCACCATTCGTACCGGGCGAGCAGCCTCGGCAAACCGAACGCGATCGTACGCCCGCTGCGACACGGCCGCGACCAGCGCGAGGTGATCGAGGGCCAGCACATTGTGCACAACCTGCACCCGGACTACAAGCTGCTGCACGAGATCGAGACACAGCTGAGTCGGCAGAACGGTCGAAATAGGGAAAACAACGCACAGAACAACAGCAACGGTAAAGGTGATCGTGGTGGTGATCCGGCGAAACAGGAGCAGGTAGTACGCGGCAACGGACACTACGTACCGGGTGGTGCGATCGAGATCGAAAAGACGACGCATCAGCAGCCTCATGTACATCATCGTGGCCAGCAGCATGAGTTTAGCCGCGAGCTGGACGCCAAGCTGAGAAAGCTGCAGAACGATTCGTCGAAGCGATCGTCCAAAAAT GGCAGCACGCAGGAGGTAAACACCAGAAAGCGTCCCCTCTTCATCACAACCGTCCCGAAGGGAGTGTTCCTGCAGCCGACCAAAGAGCTGCCGGCCCTGCTGCCCGGCTCCAGCCAGCGACGGCTGTACGCGTTCGAGAGCCGTCCCCGGATCCTTACGGCACCCAGCCTCAGTAGCAACCACCACCCACATCAccagcacagcaacaacaacaacaacaacgacatcAATCATCCGAACCACAACCATCCGGGCGAGTACGTCTGCAAGCATGGCAGCCACCATTACGGGAAGCCGATTGCGCCAAGGATATCCCATCTGCCGCCCGGGGAGGCGGAAACCGTCCGCAAAGTGACGGTAGCGGACCTGCAATCGATTGTGGCCAACAGtggccaccagcagcagcagcagcggccacACCAACGCGCGGCAAG agaccaacagcagcagcaacagcaacagcagcagcagcaaaatggaGCCTATCAGAATGTGATGCATGATCGACGTGTCGTCCGGGGCAGCAATTATACCTCAACGAGCAATTTGCAAGTG GGTGATGGCGACGGTACGCAGAAGGAGGCCGAAgcgcgccgccgccagctgcTGCGCAAGAAGTACGTTTCGCGCAACCAGCGTGGCATCATCGGTACACCGCCACCGGTTCGCGGCCGGCGGCACGAAACCGTCCAGACCGAGAAGTATCTTGAGGAG CTCTTCCTGCATCCGCCCGAGCTGGATGCCGGCTGCCAGACGGACCTGTTCCTGCACCGCGCCCCATCGCCACCGTACGTGCCGGCCAAGACGGGCTGTGACGCGGCGACCGAAATCCTTGACGGCGAACTGTTCGATTTCGACACCGAGGTGCAGCCGATCATCGAGGTGCTGGTCAGCCGGACACTCGAACAAGCGCTGGTAGAGGTGCTGCACGAGGAAGAGATTGCCGAGatgaagcaacagcagcagaagatACTGGCGCTGCGCGAAGCCGAACTGGCCGAGCTGCGCCGGCTCGAGCAGGAGGAGCAGAAGCGACAGACCGAGCGGGACCGACGCTTCCTGCAGGACAAGATTGCGGCCGATCTGGACCGCGAGATGCAGGAGCGCATTACGGCGGCGAAGCTGCTGCAGGGCCGGCTGGACGAGATCGTGCCGGAGGTGCTGGCCGCCGTCGACCGGATCGAGACGGAGAAGGATCGGGCCGAGTTCGAGCGGCAGATTACGCCCTGGCTGGCGAAGGAGGTGGCGCACGAGATTGGCCAgtggatcgatgcgaacgcgcTGCTAGAGG ACATTATTCGAGAGATTTTGCTGCACAAAAAGAAGCTCCTGCAGGGCGACACTGCAGGCGACACTGCCGAACAGCCACAGTACGATGAGGTTGATCCGGACGAGGAGGTGGAAGCCGAACCGGAAGCTGCCGGGGCGGTTGACGAGGAAGCGGACGAAGACCCGGAACAGGTAGAAGCGGTGCCGGAGGAGGAAGCGGCGCCGGCGGAGCAGGAAGCTCAAAACGGTGATTCCGAGAAAGCAATGTGA
- the LOC1276545 gene encoding radial spoke head protein 3 homolog isoform X1, which produces MPTLSARHQPPEQQELVELESPAFAIVSSDHHSYRASSLGKPNAIVRPLRHGRDQREVIEGQHIVHNLHPDYKLLHEIETQLSRQNGRNRENNAQNNSNGKGDRGGDPAKQEQVVRGNGHYVPGGAIEIEKTTHQQPHVHHRGQQHEFSRELDAKLRKLQNDSSKRSSKNGSTQEVNTRKRPLFITTVPKGVFLQPTKELPALLPGSSQRRLYAFESRPRILTAPSLSSNHHPHHQHSNNNNNNDINHPNHNHPGEYVCKHGSHHYGKPIAPRISHLPPGEAETVRKVTVADLQSIVANSGHQQQQQRPHQRAARDQQQQQQQQQQQQNGAYQNVMHDRRVVRGSNYTSTSNLQVGHVNNSPNMPRWNPYFGYAGLLSGKGDGDGTQKEAEARRRQLLRKKYVSRNQRGIIGTPPPVRGRRHETVQTEKYLEELFLHPPELDAGCQTDLFLHRAPSPPYVPAKTGCDAATEILDGELFDFDTEVQPIIEVLVSRTLEQALVEVLHEEEIAEMKQQQQKILALREAELAELRRLEQEEQKRQTERDRRFLQDKIAADLDREMQERITAAKLLQGRLDEIVPEVLAAVDRIETEKDRAEFERQITPWLAKEVAHEIGQWIDANALLEDIIREILLHKKKLLQGDTAGDTAEQPQYDEVDPDEEVEAEPEAAGAVDEEADEDPEQVEAVPEEEAAPAEQEAQNGDSEKAM; this is translated from the exons ATGCCTACACTGTCGGCCCGCCACCAGCCGCCGGAACAGCAGGAACTAGTCGAGCTGGAGAGTCCCGCGTTTGCGATCGTCTCGAGCGACCACCATTCGTACCGGGCGAGCAGCCTCGGCAAACCGAACGCGATCGTACGCCCGCTGCGACACGGCCGCGACCAGCGCGAGGTGATCGAGGGCCAGCACATTGTGCACAACCTGCACCCGGACTACAAGCTGCTGCACGAGATCGAGACACAGCTGAGTCGGCAGAACGGTCGAAATAGGGAAAACAACGCACAGAACAACAGCAACGGTAAAGGTGATCGTGGTGGTGATCCGGCGAAACAGGAGCAGGTAGTACGCGGCAACGGACACTACGTACCGGGTGGTGCGATCGAGATCGAAAAGACGACGCATCAGCAGCCTCATGTACATCATCGTGGCCAGCAGCATGAGTTTAGCCGCGAGCTGGACGCCAAGCTGAGAAAGCTGCAGAACGATTCGTCGAAGCGATCGTCCAAAAAT GGCAGCACGCAGGAGGTAAACACCAGAAAGCGTCCCCTCTTCATCACAACCGTCCCGAAGGGAGTGTTCCTGCAGCCGACCAAAGAGCTGCCGGCCCTGCTGCCCGGCTCCAGCCAGCGACGGCTGTACGCGTTCGAGAGCCGTCCCCGGATCCTTACGGCACCCAGCCTCAGTAGCAACCACCACCCACATCAccagcacagcaacaacaacaacaacaacgacatcAATCATCCGAACCACAACCATCCGGGCGAGTACGTCTGCAAGCATGGCAGCCACCATTACGGGAAGCCGATTGCGCCAAGGATATCCCATCTGCCGCCCGGGGAGGCGGAAACCGTCCGCAAAGTGACGGTAGCGGACCTGCAATCGATTGTGGCCAACAGtggccaccagcagcagcagcagcggccacACCAACGCGCGGCAAG agaccaacagcagcagcaacagcaacagcagcagcagcaaaatggaGCCTATCAGAATGTGATGCATGATCGACGTGTCGTCCGGGGCAGCAATTATACCTCAACGAGCAATTTGCAAGTG GGCCATGTTAACAACTCCCCTAACATGCCCCGGTGGAATCCGTATTTCGGTTACGCTGGTCTTCTATCAGGAAAG GGTGATGGCGACGGTACGCAGAAGGAGGCCGAAgcgcgccgccgccagctgcTGCGCAAGAAGTACGTTTCGCGCAACCAGCGTGGCATCATCGGTACACCGCCACCGGTTCGCGGCCGGCGGCACGAAACCGTCCAGACCGAGAAGTATCTTGAGGAG CTCTTCCTGCATCCGCCCGAGCTGGATGCCGGCTGCCAGACGGACCTGTTCCTGCACCGCGCCCCATCGCCACCGTACGTGCCGGCCAAGACGGGCTGTGACGCGGCGACCGAAATCCTTGACGGCGAACTGTTCGATTTCGACACCGAGGTGCAGCCGATCATCGAGGTGCTGGTCAGCCGGACACTCGAACAAGCGCTGGTAGAGGTGCTGCACGAGGAAGAGATTGCCGAGatgaagcaacagcagcagaagatACTGGCGCTGCGCGAAGCCGAACTGGCCGAGCTGCGCCGGCTCGAGCAGGAGGAGCAGAAGCGACAGACCGAGCGGGACCGACGCTTCCTGCAGGACAAGATTGCGGCCGATCTGGACCGCGAGATGCAGGAGCGCATTACGGCGGCGAAGCTGCTGCAGGGCCGGCTGGACGAGATCGTGCCGGAGGTGCTGGCCGCCGTCGACCGGATCGAGACGGAGAAGGATCGGGCCGAGTTCGAGCGGCAGATTACGCCCTGGCTGGCGAAGGAGGTGGCGCACGAGATTGGCCAgtggatcgatgcgaacgcgcTGCTAGAGG ACATTATTCGAGAGATTTTGCTGCACAAAAAGAAGCTCCTGCAGGGCGACACTGCAGGCGACACTGCCGAACAGCCACAGTACGATGAGGTTGATCCGGACGAGGAGGTGGAAGCCGAACCGGAAGCTGCCGGGGCGGTTGACGAGGAAGCGGACGAAGACCCGGAACAGGTAGAAGCGGTGCCGGAGGAGGAAGCGGCGCCGGCGGAGCAGGAAGCTCAAAACGGTGATTCCGAGAAAGCAATGTGA